In the genome of Bradyrhizobium sp. CIAT3101, one region contains:
- a CDS encoding cobalamin-independent methionine synthase II family protein, translating into MKISKDRILTTHVGSLPRPPALEEMLLAKEKSELDGDRSPLLEPSISSAVVDIVRKQSLIGLSVVDDGEMSKYAYSTYARERMTGLTGVDQPLALSELAEFSNFAKRVNLDIKTPACVGPIQYQGEAAVATDIANLNAALNTVSVEEAFMNASSPGIMAHYMPNKFYPSQEAYLYALADAMKKEYDAIAASGILLQIDCPDLALGRHFRAKPMEVAEFRKEIALHVEVLNHALRDIPADRMRLHLCWGNYESPHHHDIDLHEIFDIIIKARPMALLLEAANPRHSHEWSFFKETRLPDDKILVPGVIDTCTNYIEHPEVVAQRIEQYANLVGRERVIAGTDCGFASFATFHTVDPDIAWRKLESLVQGAEIASRRLWTANSRSSAQAVAS; encoded by the coding sequence ATGAAAATAAGCAAAGACCGAATCCTCACGACCCACGTCGGCAGTCTACCGCGGCCCCCTGCATTGGAGGAGATGCTGCTGGCGAAAGAGAAAAGCGAACTGGATGGCGACCGCAGTCCGTTGCTGGAGCCAAGCATCAGTTCAGCTGTCGTCGACATCGTAAGAAAGCAATCGCTTATTGGCCTATCGGTTGTCGATGATGGCGAGATGAGCAAATACGCGTATTCGACCTACGCGCGGGAGCGCATGACTGGCCTGACGGGCGTTGATCAGCCGCTTGCATTATCCGAGCTCGCGGAGTTTTCGAATTTCGCAAAGAGGGTCAATCTAGATATCAAAACTCCGGCCTGTGTGGGACCCATCCAGTATCAGGGAGAGGCTGCCGTGGCGACAGATATCGCCAATCTCAACGCGGCACTCAATACGGTTTCTGTAGAGGAAGCCTTCATGAACGCCTCCTCTCCGGGCATCATGGCACACTACATGCCGAACAAATTTTATCCATCGCAAGAGGCCTACCTCTATGCGTTGGCCGACGCGATGAAGAAGGAATATGACGCTATTGCTGCATCTGGCATCCTGCTGCAGATCGACTGCCCTGATCTGGCGCTTGGACGCCATTTCCGGGCGAAACCGATGGAAGTCGCGGAATTTCGCAAGGAAATTGCCCTTCACGTCGAAGTCCTCAATCATGCGCTCCGCGACATTCCCGCCGATCGTATGCGACTACATCTATGTTGGGGCAATTACGAATCGCCCCACCATCACGATATCGATCTGCATGAGATCTTCGATATCATCATCAAGGCGCGGCCCATGGCACTTCTGCTGGAGGCGGCAAATCCACGTCACTCGCACGAATGGAGCTTCTTCAAGGAGACGCGGCTCCCCGACGACAAAATTCTCGTGCCCGGCGTCATCGACACCTGCACGAACTACATTGAACATCCCGAGGTCGTTGCTCAGCGCATCGAACAATACGCCAATTTGGTTGGTCGGGAACGAGTGATCGCCGGTACCGACTGCGGCTTTGCAAGCTTTGCAACCTTCCACACTGTCGATCCCGACATCGCCTGGCGCAAGCTCGAATCACTTGTGCAAGGCGCCGAGATTGCATCTCGCCGGCTCTGGACCGCGAATTCCAGGTCATCCGCTCAGGCCGTTGCCTCCTGA
- a CDS encoding ABC transporter substrate-binding protein, translating to MKLSRRTFLGASTALSAASIAGSFSERASAAADTVVIASLHDLSGPLDIYGAPSSLCMKVAVEEINADGGLLGKKVELRVYDGQSDINKYPQYAQKAALNDRVVMVQGALSGAAREATRPVLRKYKIPFIYGSFYEGGLCEKNTFCVNTGGTQQVVPLLEWSFKNLGKKLYYIASDYNAPRNFGTWNHVLAKREGGQVVADDYYPLDVTDFTSAIAKIQTAKPDIVHSCLVGGPAMSFYRQWAAAGMLNKIPIISIVFAAGNEHEVLAPEETDGVIVAYNYFQELDTPKNKEFLAKVEAVAGKDHPYINGEVFGGYSGVMLWAEAVKRAGSFEREAVLAALEGGIRWDGPAGIMTTDGPTHNTTQDVHIIKVKNRVWSLIEKKEQIPPDTYGGKCNVFTNPNQTDFLMPQI from the coding sequence GTGAAATTGTCCCGTCGTACGTTTCTTGGTGCTTCCACCGCGCTTTCCGCTGCGTCCATCGCCGGCTCTTTTTCCGAACGCGCCTCGGCCGCGGCAGATACCGTCGTTATCGCCTCGCTGCACGATTTGTCGGGGCCTCTCGATATCTACGGCGCACCATCGAGTTTGTGCATGAAGGTCGCCGTCGAGGAGATCAATGCCGACGGCGGTCTGCTCGGCAAGAAGGTCGAGCTCAGGGTCTATGACGGCCAGTCCGATATCAACAAGTACCCGCAATATGCGCAGAAGGCGGCACTGAATGATCGGGTCGTCATGGTCCAGGGAGCACTCAGCGGCGCTGCGCGCGAGGCGACGCGCCCCGTGTTACGCAAGTACAAGATACCATTCATCTACGGCTCCTTCTATGAAGGTGGGCTTTGCGAGAAGAACACGTTCTGCGTCAACACGGGCGGCACCCAACAGGTCGTTCCGCTGCTTGAATGGTCGTTCAAGAATCTCGGCAAGAAGCTCTACTATATCGCGTCGGACTATAACGCCCCCCGCAACTTCGGCACCTGGAATCACGTGTTGGCCAAGCGCGAAGGCGGCCAAGTGGTAGCCGACGACTACTACCCGCTGGATGTGACGGATTTCACCTCGGCGATTGCAAAAATCCAGACGGCCAAGCCGGATATCGTCCATTCCTGCCTCGTTGGCGGTCCGGCCATGTCGTTCTATCGACAATGGGCGGCGGCCGGAATGCTGAACAAGATTCCGATCATTTCGATCGTGTTTGCCGCAGGCAATGAACACGAAGTTCTTGCTCCAGAAGAAACCGACGGGGTGATCGTCGCCTACAACTACTTCCAGGAACTCGACACGCCCAAAAACAAGGAATTTCTGGCCAAGGTCGAAGCCGTGGCCGGCAAGGACCATCCCTATATCAATGGCGAGGTGTTCGGCGGCTATAGCGGCGTCATGCTCTGGGCCGAAGCCGTCAAGCGTGCCGGCAGCTTCGAGCGGGAGGCGGTTCTGGCTGCCCTCGAAGGCGGTATCCGCTGGGACGGTCCGGCCGGGATCATGACCACGGATGGCCCCACCCACAACACGACCCAAGACGTTCACATCATTAAGGTCAAGAATCGCGTCTGGAGCCTGATCGAGAAGAAGGAGCAGATTCCGCCGGATACGTATGGCGGCAAATGCAATGTCTTCACCAATCCCAATCAGACCGATTTTCTAAT
- a CDS encoding phosphodiesterase: protein MKIIQITDLHLVPPGDRLFDNDPGERLKACFADVAKHHADAELCVITGDLAHHGERSAYVRLREALEMLPMPVRLLMGNHDDRANFHSVFPDGPLDDFGFVQSALDTPAGRFLFLDTKRSDSHAGLYCKDRQTWLRARLEEAQGKPIYLFMHHPPLQVHFRPADDIMLDHGAAFGQILEGHPIRHLFFGHVHRPIAGSWQNIPFSTLRGLNHQLWLDFSHKRGIPCSMEPPAYAIAFLNPDAVVIHTHDFLDASAKYLYEPDLPVERQVVPMARRAQS from the coding sequence ATGAAAATCATTCAAATCACCGACTTACACCTGGTTCCACCTGGCGATCGTCTCTTCGACAACGACCCGGGTGAGCGCCTGAAGGCCTGCTTCGCAGATGTCGCCAAGCACCATGCAGATGCAGAACTTTGCGTCATCACTGGCGATCTCGCTCACCATGGCGAGCGAAGCGCCTATGTTCGCCTGCGCGAAGCGCTTGAGATGCTGCCGATGCCGGTGCGGCTGCTCATGGGAAACCATGACGATCGCGCTAATTTCCACAGCGTATTTCCTGACGGCCCCCTTGATGATTTCGGCTTCGTCCAATCAGCGCTCGACACGCCGGCCGGGCGCTTTCTTTTCCTCGATACGAAGCGCTCCGACAGCCATGCGGGCCTCTATTGTAAGGACCGACAGACGTGGCTACGCGCTCGTTTGGAGGAGGCGCAAGGCAAGCCAATCTATCTGTTCATGCATCACCCGCCGCTGCAGGTTCACTTCCGGCCCGCGGACGACATCATGCTCGACCACGGGGCGGCATTCGGACAGATCCTCGAGGGACATCCCATCCGTCATTTGTTCTTCGGGCATGTGCATCGTCCAATCGCCGGAAGCTGGCAGAACATTCCCTTTTCCACTCTGCGAGGGCTCAATCATCAATTGTGGCTCGATTTCAGTCACAAGCGGGGCATTCCCTGCAGCATGGAGCCGCCCGCTTACGCAATCGCGTTCCTGAACCCGGATGCCGTGGTGATCCACACCCACGACTTTCTCGATGCAAGCGCAAAATACCTGTACGAGCCGGACCTGCCCGTCGAGAGGCAAGTCGTTCCAATGGCACGACGAGCGCAATCTTAA
- a CDS encoding ABC transporter substrate-binding protein: MHLSRRTFLQSSAALSAAAVVGSFAGSASAASDTATIASVYDLSGPFDVYGAPSNMCTEFAVKELNNAGGLLGKHVVLKAYDCQSDINKGPQYAQQAALKDKAVMAVGALTGAAREATRPVLRKYKVPYFYGSIYEGGACEQNIFCCNTEGNQQVVPLLEWSFKNLGKKLYYIASDYNAPRTFGAWNHVMAKREGGEVLADDYYPLDVTDFTAAIAKIQAAKPDFIHSCLVGGPSMSFYRQWAAAGMLKKIPIVSIIFGGGQEHEILAPEETNGIYAAYNYFQELDTPQNKAFLARFAEAMGPNHSYINGEAIGGYNTVMLWAEAVKRANSFERDAVMKAWESGITWEGPGGKMVTDGRTHHTTQDVRIIRVENRVWSLVATKEQIQPDSYGGRCDVFAHPNQTEFLMPQI, encoded by the coding sequence ATGCATTTATCACGCCGTACGTTTCTCCAATCTTCTGCGGCCCTCTCGGCTGCGGCCGTGGTCGGCTCATTTGCCGGTTCGGCCTCCGCAGCATCGGACACCGCGACCATTGCCTCGGTCTACGATCTGTCTGGACCATTCGATGTGTACGGCGCTCCGTCCAACATGTGCACGGAATTCGCCGTGAAGGAGCTGAACAACGCTGGAGGGCTACTTGGCAAGCATGTCGTCCTGAAGGCGTATGACTGCCAGTCGGACATCAACAAGGGGCCCCAATACGCGCAGCAAGCGGCGCTCAAGGACAAGGCCGTCATGGCCGTGGGCGCTCTGACGGGAGCTGCCCGCGAGGCAACCCGGCCGGTCCTGCGCAAGTACAAGGTGCCCTACTTCTATGGTTCGATCTATGAGGGCGGAGCCTGCGAGCAGAACATCTTTTGCTGCAACACTGAAGGCAATCAGCAGGTCGTGCCACTGCTCGAGTGGTCGTTCAAAAATCTCGGCAAGAAGCTCTATTACATCGCTTCCGACTACAACGCGCCGCGCACCTTCGGCGCCTGGAATCACGTGATGGCCAAGCGCGAAGGCGGTGAGGTGCTGGCCGACGATTATTATCCGCTCGACGTGACGGACTTTACTGCCGCAATCGCCAAGATCCAGGCGGCAAAGCCGGATTTCATTCACTCATGTCTGGTTGGTGGCCCCTCGATGTCTTTCTACCGGCAGTGGGCCGCAGCGGGGATGTTGAAGAAGATTCCGATTGTGTCGATCATTTTCGGTGGCGGGCAGGAGCACGAGATCTTGGCCCCTGAAGAGACGAACGGGATCTACGCGGCGTACAACTATTTCCAAGAGCTCGATACGCCACAAAACAAGGCCTTTCTGGCGCGCTTCGCCGAGGCGATGGGCCCGAATCACTCCTACATCAATGGCGAGGCGATCGGTGGCTACAACACCGTCATGTTGTGGGCCGAAGCCGTCAAGCGCGCGAATAGCTTCGAGCGCGATGCGGTTATGAAGGCCTGGGAAAGCGGGATCACCTGGGAAGGGCCCGGCGGAAAAATGGTCACAGACGGGCGGACGCACCACACAACCCAAGACGTGCGTATCATCAGGGTCGAAAATCGCGTCTGGAGCCTGGTTGCAACCAAAGAGCAGATCCAGCCGGACAGCTATGGTGGCAGGTGCGACGTGTTCGCCCATCCGAACCAGACGGAATTCCTTATGCCGCAGATCTAG